A part of Uloborus diversus isolate 005 chromosome 6, Udiv.v.3.1, whole genome shotgun sequence genomic DNA contains:
- the LOC129225221 gene encoding gastrula zinc finger protein XlCGF32.1-like — MTFEESNVRETIPAEILPFLKQRPELTIFETKQQPPPTSKMMNLYHCDVCPFETHSAGAFQSHMEGHKPYKTHDCQTCGKGFKTAGRLHAHMQTHEPGQPFVCVYCEKKFKHNSSLRTHMKIHLGIDIHCPMCDKTFNNNAAMKKHLAVQHQMDDFQK; from the coding sequence ATGACATTTGAAGAAAGCAATGTTAGGGAGACTATTCCTGCAGAAATTTTACCCTTCCTCAAACAAAGACCAGAGTTAACAATTTTTGAAACCAAACAGCAACCACCACCTACTTCTAAAATGATGAATTTGTACCACTGTGACGTGTGTCCATTTGAGACGCATTCGGCTGGAGCTTTCCAGTCACACATGGAAGGCCACAAACCTTACAAAACACATGACTGCCAGACATGTGGCAAAGGATTTAAAACTGCAGGAAGACTTCATGCTCACATGCAGACTCATGAGCCTGGACAACCTTTTGTATGTGTGTATTGTGAGAAAAAATTCAAGCATAATTCTTCATTGAGGACTCATATGAAAATACATTTGGGTATTGACATTCATTGCCCCATGTGtgataaaacttttaataataatgCTGCTATGAAGAAACATTTAGCAGTTCAGCACCAAATGGatgattttcagaaataa